A section of the Streptomyces sp. NBC_01591 genome encodes:
- a CDS encoding vWA domain-containing protein: MANFSKSNVPQFSVEVYQNEYLPEGGREVNAIVTVTSTGGGTTGGVPLSGASAAPVHVPGQAPNAAVVIMVDCSGSMDYPPTKMRNARDATAAAIDTLRDGTSFAVVGGTHVAKEVYPGNGRLAVADAQTRAQAKGALRALSAGGGTAIGTWLRLADRLLGAADVDIRHGILLTDGRNEHEAPEDLRAALDSCAGRFTCDARGVGTDWEVKEVTAIASALLGTADIVADPAGLATDFTQMMENAMGKEVADVALRLWTPVGVEIKFVKQVAPTVVDLTDRRTEAGPRAGDYPTGSWGDESRDYHVCVTVPRAGIGQEMLASRVSLVLPDPSGGGPQTLSQGLVRAVWTEDMVASTSINPQVAHYTGQAELAQVIQQGLDARKSGDFDGATAKLGRAVQLASASGNEDTAKLLSKVVDVVDAATGTVRLKARVADADEMTLETRSTKTVRVKK; this comes from the coding sequence ATGGCCAACTTCTCCAAGTCGAACGTGCCGCAGTTCTCCGTCGAGGTGTACCAGAACGAATATCTGCCGGAGGGCGGTCGCGAGGTCAACGCAATCGTGACGGTCACCTCGACCGGGGGCGGCACCACCGGCGGCGTCCCGCTGTCCGGTGCGTCCGCGGCGCCCGTGCACGTTCCCGGACAGGCACCGAACGCCGCCGTGGTGATCATGGTCGACTGCTCCGGCTCGATGGACTATCCGCCGACGAAGATGCGCAACGCCCGCGACGCGACGGCCGCGGCCATCGACACCCTGCGCGACGGCACCTCGTTCGCCGTCGTCGGCGGTACGCACGTCGCCAAGGAGGTCTACCCGGGCAATGGCAGGCTCGCCGTGGCCGACGCGCAGACCAGGGCCCAGGCGAAGGGCGCCCTGCGCGCGCTCAGCGCCGGTGGCGGTACGGCGATCGGCACCTGGCTGCGGCTGGCCGACCGGCTCCTCGGCGCGGCCGATGTGGACATCCGGCACGGCATCCTGCTCACCGACGGCCGCAACGAGCACGAGGCCCCGGAGGACCTGCGGGCCGCGCTCGACTCCTGCGCGGGCCGTTTCACCTGTGACGCCCGCGGTGTCGGCACCGACTGGGAGGTGAAAGAGGTCACAGCGATCGCCTCCGCGCTGCTCGGCACGGCCGACATCGTCGCCGACCCCGCGGGGCTGGCCACGGACTTCACACAGATGATGGAGAACGCGATGGGCAAGGAGGTCGCGGATGTCGCGCTGCGGCTCTGGACGCCCGTCGGGGTCGAGATCAAGTTCGTGAAACAGGTCGCACCGACGGTCGTCGATCTGACCGACCGGCGCACCGAGGCGGGCCCCCGTGCCGGGGACTACCCCACGGGCTCCTGGGGCGACGAGTCCCGCGACTACCACGTGTGCGTGACTGTGCCGCGGGCCGGGATCGGGCAGGAGATGCTGGCCTCCCGGGTCTCGCTGGTCCTCCCCGACCCGTCGGGCGGGGGTCCGCAGACGCTCTCGCAGGGCCTGGTCAGGGCCGTGTGGACCGAGGACATGGTGGCGTCCACCTCGATCAATCCGCAGGTCGCGCACTACACCGGCCAGGCGGAACTGGCACAAGTCATCCAGCAGGGGCTCGATGCCCGCAAGTCGGGAGACTTCGACGGCGCGACCGCGAAACTGGGCCGCGCGGTGCAGCTGGCGTCGGCGTCCGGGAACGAGGACACTGCGAAACTGCTTTCGAAGGTGGTGGACGTCGTGGACGCCGCGACCGGTACTGTGCGACTGAAGGCGAGGGTCGCGGACGCCGACGAGATGACACTCGAAACGCGCTCGACCAAGACCGTTCGCGTCAAGAAGTGA
- a CDS encoding serine/threonine-protein kinase — MSTQCQRPACEGSYEDMGGGELYCDTCGLAPVVSPNGMVSSPPTGIAGGGANSRSSRGSRGSSNSSSRSSSRASSRSSSRSSTSRRSVSGRLSRSLSGAATSPSVSVRSSGSSSGASARGRLGVGLVEVPDVPRPDPRSAVMENPEVPERKRFCSRSDCGAPVGRSRGERVGRTEGFCTKCGHPYSFVPKLHEGDIVHGQYEVAGCLAHGGLGWVYLAVDRAVSDRWVVLKGLLDTGDQDAMEAAISERRFLAEIEHSNIVRIYNFVEHLDQRTGSLDGYIVMEYVGGKALKDIANERRTAAGKRDPLPVEQACAYGIEALEALGHLHSRNLLYCDFKVDNAIQTEGQLKLIDMGAVRRMDDDESAIYGTVGYQAPEVAEVGPSVASDLYTVARTLAVLTFDFQGYTNVFVDSLPDPDNIEVFRTYESFYRLLVRATDPDPARRFASAAEMADQLTGVLREVVSLQTGRPRPALSTLFGTEVRVTDTQLFPELTDDVSRLGGRATAPAPSGRFGRRRGGAGSTTPATTPVLPAAPAPGALPSGAPPAPGYAAPGAGALTAPPTHVRAGGGPGRSGEAVAYAQTQAAIPAPRVPAADPGAPSGLPVAGDPRLARLDVRSTSLALPVPRVDASDPNAGFLAGLMATAPSELISALNAVPVASLETRLRELRARLELNELGAAGQTLAALEGQYPDDWRVVWYRGITSLVTGDNENAALSFDAVYDAFPGEPAPKLALGICAEVLGQLDNAAEYYRLVWTTDPSFVSAAFGLARVQIAAGDRAGAVRALESVPEASIHYTAARVAAVRARLRERAPDDPLIVDLMAASAQVSGLAGFGLDAVRREQLSTEVLGTALDWVLSGSPTVRPSAQSPESAGSPGPRTLLGSELDERGLRFGLERSYRMLARLAEPGDERIELVERANRFRPRTWV, encoded by the coding sequence ATGAGTACGCAGTGCCAGCGCCCCGCGTGCGAGGGCAGTTACGAGGACATGGGCGGCGGTGAGCTGTACTGCGACACCTGCGGTCTGGCTCCGGTCGTCTCGCCGAACGGGATGGTGAGCTCGCCGCCCACCGGGATCGCGGGCGGCGGCGCGAACAGCCGCAGCAGCAGGGGCAGTCGGGGGAGCAGCAACAGCAGTTCGCGGTCCTCGTCCCGGGCGTCCTCGCGTTCCTCGTCCCGCTCGTCGACCTCTCGGCGTTCGGTGTCGGGGCGGCTGTCGCGTTCCCTGTCCGGCGCCGCCACCTCCCCTTCGGTCTCGGTGCGTTCCTCCGGTTCGTCCTCGGGTGCGTCCGCCCGGGGCAGGCTGGGCGTGGGCCTGGTCGAGGTACCGGACGTGCCGCGTCCCGACCCGCGCTCGGCGGTGATGGAGAACCCGGAGGTGCCGGAGCGGAAGCGTTTCTGTTCGCGTTCCGACTGCGGGGCCCCGGTCGGCCGGTCCCGCGGTGAACGGGTGGGCCGCACGGAGGGGTTCTGCACCAAGTGCGGTCACCCCTACTCGTTCGTGCCCAAGCTCCACGAGGGCGACATCGTGCACGGCCAGTACGAGGTCGCCGGCTGTCTGGCGCACGGCGGGCTCGGCTGGGTCTATCTCGCGGTCGACCGCGCGGTCTCGGACCGCTGGGTGGTCCTCAAGGGCCTGCTCGACACCGGTGACCAGGACGCCATGGAGGCCGCGATCTCCGAGCGCCGCTTCCTGGCCGAGATCGAACACTCCAACATCGTCCGGATCTACAACTTCGTCGAGCATCTCGACCAGCGCACCGGCTCGCTCGACGGCTACATCGTGATGGAGTACGTCGGCGGCAAGGCGCTCAAGGACATCGCCAACGAGCGCCGCACCGCCGCCGGGAAGCGCGATCCGCTGCCCGTCGAGCAGGCGTGCGCGTACGGCATCGAGGCGCTGGAGGCGCTCGGTCACCTGCACAGCCGCAACCTGCTGTACTGCGACTTCAAGGTCGACAACGCGATCCAGACCGAGGGCCAGCTGAAGCTGATCGACATGGGCGCCGTCCGCAGGATGGACGACGACGAGTCGGCCATCTACGGCACGGTGGGGTATCAGGCGCCGGAGGTGGCGGAGGTCGGCCCGTCGGTCGCCTCCGACCTGTACACGGTCGCGCGGACGCTCGCGGTGCTCACCTTCGACTTCCAGGGCTACACCAACGTCTTCGTGGACTCGCTGCCGGATCCGGACAACATCGAGGTGTTCCGGACCTACGAGTCGTTCTACCGGCTGCTGGTGCGGGCCACCGACCCTGATCCGGCACGGCGGTTCGCCTCGGCGGCGGAGATGGCGGACCAGCTGACGGGTGTGCTGCGCGAGGTGGTGTCGCTGCAGACGGGGCGGCCGCGTCCGGCGCTCTCGACGCTGTTCGGCACGGAAGTACGGGTCACGGACACGCAGTTGTTCCCCGAGCTGACGGACGATGTGTCGCGGCTGGGAGGCCGGGCCACCGCTCCGGCTCCGTCCGGCCGCTTCGGGCGGCGGCGGGGCGGGGCGGGGAGCACCACCCCGGCCACGACGCCGGTGCTGCCCGCCGCACCGGCGCCGGGCGCGCTGCCCTCGGGTGCCCCGCCGGCCCCCGGGTACGCCGCGCCGGGGGCCGGCGCGCTGACCGCGCCGCCCACCCATGTCCGGGCCGGCGGCGGTCCGGGCCGGAGCGGCGAGGCCGTCGCGTACGCGCAGACGCAGGCCGCGATTCCGGCTCCCCGGGTCCCGGCCGCCGACCCCGGTGCGCCGTCGGGGCTCCCGGTTGCGGGCGACCCCCGGCTGGCCAGGCTCGACGTACGGTCCACCTCGCTCGCGCTGCCCGTGCCCCGGGTCGACGCGAGCGACCCCAACGCGGGATTCCTCGCCGGGCTGATGGCCACCGCCCCGTCCGAGCTGATCTCCGCGCTGAACGCCGTGCCCGTGGCCTCGCTGGAGACCCGGCTGCGCGAGCTGCGCGCCCGCCTGGAGCTGAACGAGCTCGGTGCCGCGGGGCAGACCCTGGCGGCGCTGGAGGGCCAGTACCCGGACGACTGGCGGGTCGTCTGGTACCGCGGCATCACCTCGCTGGTGACCGGTGACAACGAGAACGCGGCGCTCTCCTTCGACGCGGTGTACGACGCGTTCCCCGGCGAGCCGGCGCCCAAGCTGGCGCTGGGGATCTGCGCGGAGGTGCTGGGCCAGCTGGACAACGCCGCCGAGTACTACCGGCTGGTGTGGACGACGGACCCGAGCTTCGTCAGCGCCGCCTTCGGGCTGGCCCGGGTACAGATAGCCGCCGGGGACCGGGCCGGGGCCGTCAGGGCGCTGGAGTCGGTGCCGGAGGCGTCGATCCACTACACGGCGGCCCGGGTCGCCGCGGTGCGTGCCCGGCTGCGCGAGCGGGCCCCGGACGATCCGCTGATCGTCGACCTGATGGCCGCCTCGGCCCAGGTCTCGGGGCTGGCCGGTTTCGGTCTGGACGCGGTGCGCCGGGAGCAGCTGTCGACCGAGGTGCTCGGCACGGCGCTCGACTGGGTACTCTCCGGTAGCCCCACGGTCCGGCCCTCGGCCCAGTCGCCCGAGTCCGCCGGGTCGCCCGGGCCGAGAACGCTGCTCGGCAGTGAGCTGGACGAGCGGGGCCTGCGCTTCGGGCTCGAGCGTTCGTACCGGATGCTCGCCAGGCTTGCGGAGCCCGGCGATGAGAGGATCGAACTGGTGGAGCGGGCCAACCGTTTCCGCCCCCGGACGTGGGTGTGA
- a CDS encoding globin yields the protein MTENPRDTLQEQTFYEQVGGEETFRRLVHRFYQGVAEDPLLRPMYPEEDLGPAEERFALFLMQYWGGPRTYNEQRGHPRLRMRHVPFRVDRAAHDAWLSHMRVALGELGLAPEHERQLWDYLTYAAASMVNTQG from the coding sequence GTGACAGAGAATCCGCGCGACACGCTGCAGGAGCAGACCTTCTACGAACAGGTCGGCGGTGAGGAGACCTTCCGGCGCCTGGTGCACCGCTTCTACCAGGGTGTCGCCGAGGACCCGCTGCTCCGGCCGATGTACCCGGAGGAGGATCTGGGCCCGGCCGAGGAACGGTTCGCGCTGTTCCTGATGCAGTACTGGGGCGGGCCCCGTACCTACAACGAGCAGCGCGGACACCCCCGGCTGCGGATGCGGCACGTCCCCTTCCGGGTGGACCGGGCGGCGCACGACGCCTGGCTGAGCCATATGCGGGTGGCCCTCGGCGAGCTCGGACTGGCGCCGGAGCACGAGCGGCAGTTGTGGGACTACCTGACCTACGCCGCCGCCTCGATGGTGAACACCCAGGGCTGA
- a CDS encoding glutamate ABC transporter substrate-binding protein gives MTRKRTGAWSARVRLRGWGGVTAMAVACAVTASLTLLPLSHGGAEAFRGDVAGQGAAQAVQTKADDCENPGASLPPSNAEGPSIAKIKARGKLIAGIDQNSFSWGYRNPETRRIEGFDIDLVRAIAENILNDRDAVIFRAIPTNKRAELLANGTVDVVVRTMTINCKQLQKVSFSTAYFEAGQQVLAPKDSQITGYDKSLAGKRVCTANGSTAYDALKKQSFGAIFEDPHDGTDKDENQLTVPNQLDCLVRLQLGEVDAVVTDNALAAGQAAQDPAVELKGDQPFTDESYGVATKLGANDLVARVNQVLVDYRRGGKDSRWMQSYRDWLEDGLPGIKAPPTPNQRSN, from the coding sequence ATGACCAGGAAGCGCACAGGCGCGTGGTCCGCCCGTGTGAGGCTGCGCGGCTGGGGCGGGGTGACGGCCATGGCCGTGGCCTGCGCCGTGACGGCCTCGCTCACCCTGCTGCCGCTCTCGCACGGCGGCGCCGAGGCCTTCCGCGGGGACGTCGCGGGCCAGGGCGCCGCACAGGCGGTCCAGACCAAGGCCGACGACTGCGAGAACCCGGGGGCGAGCCTGCCGCCGTCCAACGCGGAGGGCCCGAGCATCGCGAAGATCAAGGCGCGCGGGAAGCTGATCGCGGGCATCGACCAGAACAGCTTCAGCTGGGGATACCGAAACCCGGAGACGCGCAGGATCGAAGGCTTCGACATCGATCTGGTGCGGGCCATCGCCGAGAACATCCTGAACGATCGGGACGCGGTGATCTTCCGGGCGATTCCCACCAACAAGCGGGCCGAGCTCCTGGCGAACGGCACGGTCGACGTCGTCGTCCGCACGATGACGATCAACTGCAAGCAGCTGCAGAAGGTCTCGTTCTCCACCGCCTACTTCGAGGCCGGGCAGCAGGTCCTCGCACCGAAGGACTCGCAGATCACCGGGTACGACAAGTCCCTGGCCGGCAAGCGGGTGTGCACCGCCAACGGCTCGACCGCGTACGACGCGCTGAAGAAGCAGTCGTTCGGGGCGATCTTCGAGGACCCGCACGACGGCACCGACAAGGACGAGAACCAGCTCACCGTCCCCAACCAGCTGGACTGCCTGGTGCGGTTGCAGCTGGGCGAGGTCGACGCGGTGGTCACGGACAACGCGCTGGCGGCCGGGCAGGCCGCCCAGGACCCGGCGGTCGAGCTCAAGGGCGACCAGCCGTTCACCGACGAGAGCTACGGCGTGGCGACCAAGCTCGGCGCGAACGACCTGGTGGCCCGGGTCAACCAGGTACTGGTCGACTACCGCAGGGGTGGCAAGGACAGCCGCTGGATGCAGTCGTACCGGGATTGGCTGGAGGACGGGCTGCCAGGCATAAAGGCGCCGCCGACCCCCAACCAGCGGAGCAACTGA
- a CDS encoding methyltransferase domain-containing protein, with translation MDAHTDRFAAAAAEERWAMVRSIVAGGALGDPGWRAAFEEVPRHLFVPYYFVAGGYDRMWCEDPDPARRAQWLRGAYADGPLATRIRDGELISSSSQPSLMARMLEELDVREGHRVLEIGAGSGYNAALLAHRLGDDAVTTVDLDPEITESARRHLAAAGYHPAVITGDGTRGWPRRGPYDRIIATCTLPCVPQPWLEQCVSGARILAPFATGLIALRVREGAHGKYAEGRFLHTAAYFVPLRGVPAQSARPPHSGRVPRRVSENDLFRFLLMLTGDTLDPREALSLWQREKRPERERFGITVRDGRQWAWLDDPEGPYTWPLPTV, from the coding sequence ATGGACGCACACACCGACCGGTTCGCCGCGGCCGCCGCCGAGGAGCGGTGGGCGATGGTGCGCTCCATCGTGGCCGGCGGGGCGCTGGGCGATCCCGGCTGGCGGGCCGCCTTCGAGGAGGTGCCGCGGCATCTGTTCGTGCCGTACTACTTCGTGGCCGGCGGCTACGACCGCATGTGGTGCGAGGACCCCGACCCGGCCCGGCGGGCCCAGTGGCTGCGCGGGGCGTACGCGGACGGGCCGCTGGCCACCCGGATCCGGGACGGCGAACTGATCTCGTCGAGCAGCCAGCCCTCGCTGATGGCGCGGATGCTCGAAGAGCTGGACGTACGGGAGGGGCATCGGGTCCTGGAGATCGGCGCGGGCAGCGGCTACAACGCGGCGCTGCTCGCCCACCGGCTCGGCGACGACGCCGTGACCACCGTCGACCTCGACCCGGAGATCACCGAGTCGGCCCGCCGGCACCTGGCCGCGGCCGGGTACCACCCGGCGGTGATCACCGGGGACGGGACACGGGGCTGGCCCCGGCGCGGCCCGTACGACCGGATCATCGCGACCTGCACCCTGCCGTGCGTACCGCAGCCCTGGCTGGAGCAGTGCGTATCGGGCGCCCGGATTCTGGCCCCGTTCGCCACCGGACTGATCGCGCTGCGGGTGCGGGAAGGGGCGCACGGGAAGTACGCCGAGGGCCGGTTCCTGCACACGGCCGCCTACTTCGTACCGCTGCGCGGCGTTCCGGCGCAGTCCGCACGGCCCCCGCATTCCGGCAGGGTGCCGAGGCGCGTCAGCGAGAACGATCTCTTCCGGTTCCTGCTGATGCTCACCGGGGACACCCTCGACCCGCGCGAGGCGCTCTCGCTCTGGCAGCGCGAGAAGCGCCCCGAGCGGGAGAGGTTCGGCATCACGGTCAGGGACGGGCGGCAGTGGGCCTGGCTGGACGACCCCGAGGGGCCGTACACCTGGCCACTGCCCACCGTGTGA
- a CDS encoding protein phosphatase 2C domain-containing protein: MSQKPQETALSKCPGCEEPLEPGDLFCGACGYDLSAVPAAPQDHPTIAMAAPAENGAAELRFDRRDGSGGPGESDGLGGSGGSGDFELPAPAGAPSADAPAPAPTSAPDPRTPAAEPVAATPQAGAKRCVACRSGSVDTDGYCENCGHAQPRERDHMEQELGSVAAVSDRGLRHHRNEDSFAVSTTALPDGSPAVVAIVCDGVSSASRPDEASAAAASAANEALLESLPRGTHPQQAMHEAIVAAAEAVNALAQEPARAMEHDQRRHQNAPACTLVGSIMAGGLLIVGWVGDSRVYWVPDDRTNPPARLTEDDSWAAQMVAAGLMNEAEAYADERAHAITGWLGADAYELEPHTASFKPDRSGLVVVCTDGLWNYAESAAEMAAAVPADAHQRPLHGAQVLVGHALDGGGHDNVTVALLPFAVEQQGAGSACGTT, translated from the coding sequence ATGTCGCAGAAGCCCCAGGAGACGGCCCTGTCGAAGTGCCCCGGCTGCGAGGAGCCGCTGGAGCCGGGGGACCTGTTCTGCGGTGCGTGCGGGTACGACCTGTCGGCCGTGCCCGCCGCTCCCCAGGACCACCCGACGATCGCCATGGCCGCACCGGCGGAGAACGGTGCGGCGGAGCTCCGCTTCGACCGTCGGGACGGCTCGGGTGGACCGGGTGAATCCGATGGACTGGGCGGATCCGGCGGATCCGGCGACTTCGAGCTGCCCGCGCCCGCGGGTGCGCCGTCGGCCGATGCCCCGGCGCCCGCGCCCACGTCCGCACCCGACCCCCGTACCCCCGCCGCGGAACCGGTGGCGGCCACGCCGCAGGCCGGCGCCAAACGGTGTGTGGCCTGCCGGTCCGGCAGTGTCGACACCGACGGCTACTGCGAGAACTGCGGTCACGCCCAGCCGCGCGAGCGCGACCACATGGAGCAGGAGCTCGGTTCGGTGGCCGCCGTCAGCGACCGGGGCCTGCGCCATCACCGCAACGAGGACTCGTTCGCGGTGTCGACCACCGCCCTGCCCGACGGTTCACCGGCCGTCGTCGCGATCGTCTGCGACGGCGTCTCGTCGGCCAGCCGCCCCGACGAGGCGTCGGCGGCCGCCGCGAGCGCGGCCAACGAAGCGCTTCTGGAGTCGCTACCGCGCGGCACCCACCCACAGCAGGCGATGCACGAGGCGATCGTCGCGGCCGCCGAGGCGGTCAACGCGCTGGCGCAGGAGCCGGCCCGGGCCATGGAGCACGACCAGCGCCGCCACCAGAACGCCCCGGCGTGCACCCTGGTCGGCTCGATCATGGCGGGCGGCCTGCTGATCGTCGGCTGGGTCGGCGACAGCCGCGTCTACTGGGTGCCCGACGACCGCACCAACCCGCCCGCCCGGCTGACCGAGGACGACTCCTGGGCCGCGCAGATGGTGGCGGCGGGCCTGATGAACGAGGCCGAGGCGTACGCGGACGAGCGCGCCCACGCCATCACGGGGTGGCTCGGCGCCGACGCGTACGAGCTGGAACCGCACACCGCGTCCTTCAAGCCGGACCGGTCCGGTCTCGTGGTCGTGTGCACGGACGGCCTGTGGAACTACGCGGAGTCGGCGGCCGAGATGGCCGCGGCGGTACCGGCCGACGCGCATCAACGGCCGTTGCACGGCGCCCAGGTGCTGGTGGGTCATGCGCTCGACGGTGGGGGCCACGACAACGTAACAGTGGCTCTGCTGCCGTTCGCCGTGGAGCAGCAGGGGGCAGGATCGGCCTGCGGCACCACGTGA
- a CDS encoding FHA domain-containing protein translates to MPTCPNGHQSGSDDWCEVCGHRMTGAGAPAGAVPPPPPPPPAPGHGYPPGAGSDATQQAELCPQCRTPREAMAPFCEECRWNFLTNTATSYTPLAPAHGVPGPPPGLNLPPGFQAQQQSAPPQQQRDPFEYQGSRPSQMNRPAEPLSSGQGNHPGPPAPGPGPQAPPPPFQQQGPPAPPSFQQQSAPPPPFQQQSAPPPFQQQSAPPVFEQPGPPAPQPPAPQPQGPQGPQGPQGPQGPQSGDDDWMLSPPSRTQAPPQQSAPPQQQQPPFPGQNQNQPPASWTAVIAPDREYFLAMMQRSGPEATGLNLPAYSPEQQLPLAGNQITIGRRRHSTGESPDIDLSVPPEDPGVSHQHAVLVQQPDGSWAVVDQNSTNGTTLNGAEDPIQPYVPVPLQDGDKVHVGAWTTITIRRG, encoded by the coding sequence ATGCCGACCTGCCCGAACGGACACCAGTCGGGTTCCGACGACTGGTGCGAGGTCTGCGGCCATCGCATGACCGGTGCGGGCGCGCCTGCGGGTGCGGTCCCCCCGCCGCCGCCTCCGCCGCCCGCTCCCGGTCACGGCTACCCGCCGGGCGCGGGTTCCGATGCGACCCAGCAGGCGGAGCTCTGCCCGCAGTGCCGCACGCCCCGCGAGGCGATGGCGCCGTTCTGCGAGGAGTGCCGCTGGAACTTCCTCACGAACACCGCGACGTCGTACACGCCGCTGGCCCCGGCCCACGGCGTTCCCGGCCCGCCGCCCGGACTCAACCTGCCGCCCGGCTTCCAGGCGCAGCAGCAGTCGGCCCCGCCGCAGCAGCAGCGCGACCCGTTCGAATACCAGGGCTCGCGGCCCTCGCAGATGAACCGCCCGGCCGAGCCGCTCTCCTCCGGACAGGGCAACCACCCCGGTCCCCCGGCTCCCGGCCCGGGCCCGCAGGCGCCCCCGCCGCCGTTCCAGCAGCAGGGTCCGCCGGCACCGCCGTCCTTCCAGCAGCAGTCCGCGCCGCCCCCGCCGTTCCAGCAGCAGTCCGCACCGCCACCGTTCCAGCAGCAGTCGGCGCCGCCCGTGTTCGAGCAGCCCGGTCCGCCGGCCCCGCAGCCGCCCGCCCCGCAGCCGCAGGGGCCGCAGGGGCCGCAGGGGCCGCAGGGGCCGCAGGGGCCGCAGAGCGGCGACGACGACTGGATGCTGTCGCCGCCGTCCCGTACCCAGGCCCCGCCGCAGCAGTCGGCGCCGCCGCAACAGCAGCAGCCGCCGTTCCCGGGGCAGAACCAGAACCAGCCGCCCGCGAGCTGGACCGCGGTCATCGCCCCGGACCGTGAGTACTTCCTGGCGATGATGCAGCGCAGCGGCCCCGAGGCGACCGGGCTGAACCTGCCCGCGTACTCCCCGGAGCAGCAGCTTCCGCTGGCCGGCAACCAGATCACCATCGGCCGCCGCAGGCACAGCACCGGTGAGTCCCCCGACATCGATCTGTCCGTGCCGCCGGAGGATCCGGGCGTCTCGCACCAGCACGCGGTGCTGGTGCAGCAGCCCGACGGCAGCTGGGCCGTGGTCGACCAGAACTCCACGAACGGCACCACGCTCAACGGCGCCGAGGACCCGATCCAGCCCTATGTCCCCGTCCCGCTCCAGGACGGCGACAAGGTGCACGTCGGGGCGTGGACGACGATCACGATCCGCCGGGGCTGA